A DNA window from Proteiniborus ethanoligenes contains the following coding sequences:
- a CDS encoding ABC transporter ATP-binding protein, whose product MASITFKNICKIYDKEVVAVKDFNLEIQDKEFIVLVGPSGCGKTTTLRMVAGLEEISSGELYIDEKKVNTALPKDRDIAMVFQNYALYPHMTVYDNMAFGLKIRKMKKTEIKERVINAAKILDIEELLQRKPRALSGGQKQRVAIGRAIVRNPKVFLMDEPLSNLDAKLRNEMRAEIIKLHKKLQTTFIYVTHDQTEAMTLGDRIVIMKDGFVQQIASPQEVYNNPANEFVATFVGIPQMNLFDAELIMEDDEYILALNGHKINISDKHKKILKFKDIKPQSVRVGIRPENIMISEKTPESFEINVDMSELMGHEMLIHSKLYNSHIIIKAQSRLNIKADDKINISFMTDELHLFEKETGHNLLQK is encoded by the coding sequence TTGGCATCTATTACATTTAAAAACATATGTAAAATATATGATAAAGAAGTAGTTGCAGTAAAGGACTTCAATCTAGAGATACAGGATAAAGAATTTATAGTTTTAGTAGGGCCTTCTGGCTGTGGCAAAACCACTACTTTGAGAATGGTGGCAGGATTAGAGGAAATAAGCTCAGGGGAACTGTATATTGATGAAAAGAAAGTCAATACTGCATTGCCAAAGGACAGAGATATTGCAATGGTGTTTCAAAACTATGCATTATATCCTCATATGACGGTTTATGACAATATGGCATTTGGACTGAAAATAAGAAAGATGAAAAAAACTGAAATCAAAGAAAGAGTAATAAATGCAGCAAAAATATTAGATATAGAAGAGCTTTTACAAAGAAAACCCCGTGCATTATCGGGTGGACAGAAGCAAAGAGTTGCTATAGGTAGAGCAATAGTGAGAAATCCTAAAGTGTTCCTAATGGATGAGCCGCTCTCAAATCTAGACGCTAAGCTTAGAAATGAAATGAGAGCAGAAATAATTAAATTACATAAAAAATTACAGACAACATTTATATATGTAACCCATGACCAGACTGAAGCCATGACATTAGGAGACAGAATAGTAATTATGAAGGACGGATTTGTCCAACAAATAGCTTCACCTCAAGAAGTATATAATAACCCTGCTAACGAATTTGTTGCAACATTCGTAGGTATACCGCAAATGAATCTATTTGATGCGGAGCTAATTATGGAAGATGATGAATATATACTTGCCTTAAATGGGCATAAAATAAATATATCAGACAAGCATAAGAAAATACTAAAGTTTAAAGATATAAAGCCTCAATCTGTTAGGGTGGGAATTAGACCTGAAAATATAATGATATCAGAAAAGACACCAGAAAGCTTTGAAATAAATGTGGATATGTCTGAGCTTATGGGACATGAAATGCTAATTCACAGCAAGCTATATAATAGCCATATTATTATAAAGGCTCAATCTCGCTTAAATATTAAGGCTGATGACAAAATAAATATATCCTTCATGACAGATGAACTGCATTTATTTGAAAAGGAGACAGGTCATAACTTACTGCAAAAATAG